The genomic segment CCAGCATCACAAAAGGTCTCATTGACCTTGAAAAGCTCAAAACTCGGTTTGGCGAACTCCTCACAAGCGCAGAAGGCATTGTTGCCCCGATTAATCCCAACAAGGTTGAAGGGCGTACTGATAGGTTACTTGAATACTTCTTCGATACTGAAGTCCGTGAACGTCTCTTTGAAGTGTTTGGCGAACTTCAAGATGCCTTCGAAATTCTCTCACCTGATGCCTTCTTGTATCCATACTTGGATCGCTTTGCCTTTGTCACTCAACTTTACCAAGTGGTCTATGCAGAGTTCTCCCCAAAAGCACAACAACAACGGCTAGAACGCCAGCTTTTGAAGAAAACAGATGCATTGATTCGCCAGCATGTATCTGCTGATCGAGTCGTTTCGCCAATGCACATATATCCTATCAATCGTAATCTTGCCGATGTGGTCAACAGCGATAATGTCAGCGCCCAGGTGAAGGTCATCAATTTACAACGTAGCCTCATCGCAACAATTGAAGAACTCGGCGATGAACAACCATATCTATTGAGTTTGAGCGATGCAGTGGAAGAAGTAATCCAACGGCTCTTGGATCGGCAAATTAGTGCGGAAACTGCCCTTGCTGAACAGTTGAAAAATGCTGAACGGCTGGTGGAAATGCAAGAAGCACGGGCTGAAAGCGATTTAGATAATGTGGCATTCTCGCTCAACATGGTACTGCGTGGTAGCCAACAATTTGCAGGTGATACAGATATACTCGCTCAAGAACTCGCAGCTTTGCTAAACCAGCGACAAGGATGGATCTACAACGAACGCCTAGAGGGACAAGTACGCACAGAACTATATGCTCGGTTGCTGAAAGAACTTCCAAAACCAGTAAACCCGCAAAATGCCAGAAACCTCGTCAATGATTTGCTGCGAATGCACAGAACGGTGATGTGATGACAAGTCACCAGACTTTTGCTTCACAAGCATCTCATTCGTCGGAGCATCTTCACAGTATGATTGATAGTTGGGCGACAGAGATTGGTGTCTCAGTCACTCGTGTTCAAATACGAAAAATGAAGCGAAAGTGGGGATCTGTCTCGACGGCTGGCATTTTGACACTTTCTAGCCACTTGCTCTGTCTCCCTCTTGACCTTGCAGAATACGTGATTGTTCATGAGCTTGTGCATTTGCGCTGCCCAGATCACAGCAAAGCGTGGAAAGTCAGCATGGGGCTGTATCTTCCAGACTGGCGAATACGTCATAGCCAGTTACAGAAGCATCGTCTCTGACATCCTTCTAGTAGCCTGACATTTTATTCTGACATTGCAAAAAATAGATTGACAAGTCAGGTATTTTCGCATAGACTCCGATTCATGAGGTTGAGTCTAGGAGTGGTGAAATGCCTGACGGAGATGTCGTGTATCACGGCGTGGGTCGGGGATACGCTGGAGCGTACAACGAACTATGTGAGGGATACTTTAGTGATGAGCAGGTTGCAGGAAAAATAGCAAAAGCCCTCCGTAAAGGACTGAAGCGATACGGCAATCAGCCGATAACGCTTGTTACTCAAACCTTTGCTGATGTCTCCGACGCTGTTGCTAGGGGAACCGGAATCCTGTCTACCCAAGAAAGCTACCAGATAGATCAAACGGCGCGTGAACTCATGGGTCATCGGCGGGGAACTCCGCTTGCCGTTGATGCTTGTAAAGAGTATGTCATGCAGGTTTGTGCTGGGGCTGGAAATAGCCTTACCGTTGTTTCTGTCATACGTGGGTACGTTTCGCGGGTACTGCAAGCTGACTTTTACGAACATCTGCCGCTTCTTAATCACCACAACGACATATCTTCAGAGGTCGTTGACCAACGGATTCAGCAAGTACGCCCCTCACGTTGATGTAGAAATTGAAAAAATAGTGGCACAAATCGCCAAAACTGGTCGGGTTGACCGTTTGCGTAAAGAAGCTCGTGATCGTACCAAGTCACAACCTGATTTTTCGGGAATGGATATTTCGATGCCGGGTGATTGGCAGGATGGTGACAATGATGACGATGCCTGAGCCTCACTACACCTTTGATTTTGAGGGGCTTTCTGATCACCTTCAGAATAGCCACCTGCAAATTACTGACCATCTTGAGGGGAGAACTGCAACGATTCGTGTTTCAGTGGATGACACCGATTTTCTCCACCTTCGTGGATTACAAGTTGATGGTCATATTGCAGACCTCATTGACTTGGCGGTTGCCATTTCTGAAGCGGATCGTTGGTCGCAGCGTGATCCTGAATTCCCCTGTGTCATACGTGTCCGTTTGCCTGTGCGTCATCTTGAAAGGTTCAATCAACCTGGACTGCATGAGCATCTTCGAACGATGTTGTATTGGTTCACTGGTGATTATTGGATCTTCGAGTTTACTGCCCTAAGCCAGCAACGACGGTTTGCTGAACTGCAACGTCCGTTGTGGAAATCATCAAACGCAGATGTTCATGCCGAAGTTGCGCTTTGGAGTGGCGGGCTTGATGCTTTGGCAGGTCTCTGCAATCGCATTCATCAAGGTATAGCTGATCGTTTTCTTCTTTTTGGGGCAGGAGGAAACTCCTCAATACGTGGTGTACAGCAGCGTGTGTTCCAACTCCTAAAGAAGCGTTTAGGTGGTGATTTGCACCTGATGCAATTGCACATTTATCAACGCGATACCAAAAAAACTGGGCTGCGACCAGACAAAAAACTGAGGGCGCGTGGAGTGGTCTTTATGCTCTTAGGCTCTGCCTATGCTCGTTTAGAAGGGCAACATGCGCTCGCGCTATATGAGAATGGTACGGGCGCTATAAACCTGCCATTTCGCGCCTCTGAGGTGGGACTTGACCATGCTCGTTCCGTCCATCCCCTCTCGCTACATGGGGTCAGTAAATTGGTGTCTTTTGTTCTTGAGGAGCAATTTGTCGTTCACAACCCATTTATCTGGTGGACGAAAGCAGAAATGTGTCATGTTTTGGAGAAATTGGGGGTAACGGATATTGCTTGGCAAACGGTCTCATGTGATCGACAACACAGGAAAGATACTCCTCAATGTGGGCGTTGTTCATCTTGTCTCCTCCGGCGCGAAAGCTTTCTCGCCTCTGGCATTCCTGATAAGACCCGATACCTTATTCATACTGAGTCGGGAAACGCTTTACATGCGCTTTTACGCAAAAGCCAACTACCACACATGATGTATCAATCTAAAACCATGTATGCTGCACTCCAAAATGGACATGCTTGGGATGTTTTCGCACGGCAACATCCAAGTCGTCTTGCTGATATGGTAGACCGCTTAAGTCAAGAAGTAGGCGAAAATCGTGAAAACATTATCGAAGAAGTAGTTTCTCTCTTTCAGCGATACGCTGATGAGTGGATGCAACCGAGCGTAAGAGCGGTTTTTGACCGAGAAATCGAGGACATAAAACGTGTCCCCAAACGCACGAAACAACCGAACGCTGTTTCGCATGAAGGAATGCAAAAATGAACGACGCTGAAAAGATATTGAATGCTCTCGATGCACGCGAATTCGGCAAGCGACTTCGCCTAGCTCGTGAACGGCGAGGCATGACGCAAGACGACGCAGGAAAGGTCATCAACGTTGGTCGTACCACGATTGTCGCAATCGAAAAGGGAGAGCGTAGGATTCGCCCTGAAGAGCTAATTCAACTTGCAATCGAATATGGACGTGATGTGAATGATCTCATTCGAGAGATGCAACCAACGCTCTTCACCGAACCGCAGTTTCGGGGACCCGAACACTATGAAAATGAAGAAGACGCGCAGATCGAACAATGGATTGAAACGTTAAAAGAACTCGCTGCGGATTATTTTGAGTATGAGCAACTTCTCGATGCTCCAATGGTCAAAAAATATCCGCCAGAATATCAGATGGGTAGGCTTAAAGCAGATGAAATTGGCGAAAGCATTGCCCTTGAGGAGCGCCAACGGCTAGGACTGGGTGATAAACCAATTGGGGTGCTTCGGACGCTACTAGAACAAGAAGTTGGGCTAAGGATTTACTACTTACCGCTCAAGCCCTCAAAGTATTCGGCAATATATGTCTATAGCGATCAAATCGGTGGTTGTATTGCAGTAAACAGTCAACACCCTGAAGAGCGGGATAGATTATCTCTTGCTCATGATTACGGACATTTTCTCACCTCACGCTATAAACCCACGCTTTATATCGAAGGGTTTTATCCTCAACGGTCTGACTCCGAAAAAATTGCCGATCAATTTGCGGTTCATTTTCTTATGCCAACGACGGGGATTACGAGAAGGTTCACTGACATTCGCAAGACGAAGGGGAAGGTTACGCCATACGATTTAGTAGAAATGGCACACTATTTTGGCGTGTCTTTTGAAGCACTATGTTATCGCCTTGAGGGGTTACGGCTCATTCCATCTGGAATGCTTGAGCATCTCAAAGAACAAGGATTTAAAGTGCAATATGTAAAAGCGCAGTTAGGACTTGAAATGTTGCCAGCAAGTCGGCAACGCCTGCCGCTGCGTCATCAACTTCTTGCTGTTGAAGCACTCGATCAAGGTCTTGTAAGTGAGAGCCGATTTGCCCAATTACTTGAAGTCGATCTCCTTGAGGCACGCGCAATTTTTGCTGCCCTTAAAGGTGAAGCACTCTCCTTCTAGGAAGGTAGTGGTCATGCCACATATATTGGAACTTCGGTGAAGGAGAACAGTAGTTGAGCAGCGAACTAGCCTTCCAACATGAATGTGTTATCTGTGATGCGTGCTCTGTGATTAATTTGTATGCAACAGACCGAATGGGAGACATTTTACGGGCTGCTCCTACCCGTTTTGCCGTTTGTTCCCATGTGAAAGATAAAGAAGCGCTCGGAGTATTTAATGGACAAGTCATTGACGGAAAACGCCAACGCAACCCTATCAACTTAGAACCACTCATTACGGCAGGTATCCTCGATGTTGCGGCACATGATTGGAACATCCATGCCAATCAGATTATCGTGTTAAGTCGAGCTGGTATTAGTGGAATGGGTGAAAAAATTTCCAGTGCAATTGCCCTAGAAAAGGGATGGGGAATAGTCACAGATGATCGTCATGCCCATAAGAAACTGACCGTTTTGATGCCTCAGACCCAAATTCTCACAACGATTGATTTGGTACGGCACTGGGCGAATGTGGAGAACATCGGTGTTGATGTTCTCCGTGAAGTGCTGGAAAAAATTCGGATAAGAGGGAATGCCGAACCAGCGCAAGACCATCCACACTATGCGTGGATTATGAGTATAGTGTCTACCCCATAATGGGGGCGGGCTATGGGTTTATAATCCGAAATTGAGGCATTTCTGCCTCTCTAAACAACGCTAAGGAGAACTTATGTGGTCTGACAACGAGGCAAGTATTGACCTGCTACGCTTTCGGTCACTTGCAAAAACAATAGATGATGTCATTACAACAGATAGCCTTCTACCTACCACGATTGGCGTTTTTGGTGACTGGGGAAGTGGCAAGTCCACCTTGCTGAAAATGATTCAGAATGATCTTGAGGGTATGGATGGTGTCATGTGCCTTACATTCAACGGATGGCTGTTTGAAGGATATGAAGATGCCAA from the Anaerolineales bacterium genome contains:
- a CDS encoding 7-cyano-7-deazaguanine synthase — encoded protein: MMTMPEPHYTFDFEGLSDHLQNSHLQITDHLEGRTATIRVSVDDTDFLHLRGLQVDGHIADLIDLAVAISEADRWSQRDPEFPCVIRVRLPVRHLERFNQPGLHEHLRTMLYWFTGDYWIFEFTALSQQRRFAELQRPLWKSSNADVHAEVALWSGGLDALAGLCNRIHQGIADRFLLFGAGGNSSIRGVQQRVFQLLKKRLGGDLHLMQLHIYQRDTKKTGLRPDKKLRARGVVFMLLGSAYARLEGQHALALYENGTGAINLPFRASEVGLDHARSVHPLSLHGVSKLVSFVLEEQFVVHNPFIWWTKAEMCHVLEKLGVTDIAWQTVSCDRQHRKDTPQCGRCSSCLLRRESFLASGIPDKTRYLIHTESGNALHALLRKSQLPHMMYQSKTMYAALQNGHAWDVFARQHPSRLADMVDRLSQEVGENRENIIEEVVSLFQRYADEWMQPSVRAVFDREIEDIKRVPKRTKQPNAVSHEGMQK
- a CDS encoding M48 family metallopeptidase → MTSHQTFASQASHSSEHLHSMIDSWATEIGVSVTRVQIRKMKRKWGSVSTAGILTLSSHLLCLPLDLAEYVIVHELVHLRCPDHSKAWKVSMGLYLPDWRIRHSQLQKHRL
- a CDS encoding ImmA/IrrE family metallo-endopeptidase — translated: MNDAEKILNALDAREFGKRLRLARERRGMTQDDAGKVINVGRTTIVAIEKGERRIRPEELIQLAIEYGRDVNDLIREMQPTLFTEPQFRGPEHYENEEDAQIEQWIETLKELAADYFEYEQLLDAPMVKKYPPEYQMGRLKADEIGESIALEERQRLGLGDKPIGVLRTLLEQEVGLRIYYLPLKPSKYSAIYVYSDQIGGCIAVNSQHPEERDRLSLAHDYGHFLTSRYKPTLYIEGFYPQRSDSEKIADQFAVHFLMPTTGITRRFTDIRKTKGKVTPYDLVEMAHYFGVSFEALCYRLEGLRLIPSGMLEHLKEQGFKVQYVKAQLGLEMLPASRQRLPLRHQLLAVEALDQGLVSESRFAQLLEVDLLEARAIFAALKGEALSF